TCCATAGCCCTTTGCACTAAACATCCTCGGATCGAGTTGTTCATTTTCCAATAAGAGCTTCATAAAGTTAACGGCACGCATAACACTTAGTTCCCAATTCGATTCAAAGTTTATGTTCCGAATAGGCACATTATCTGTATGACCACTAATCACAATATTTCTAGTTTCTTCTAGTACCAATAAATCAGATAGTTCTCGTGCTATACGTAGATTTTCTGGACTCACTTCTGCACTACCTGAAGAAAACAAGATGCTGTCTCCAATGGTGATCATTAACCCTTCATCTGTTAGAGAGGTTTCTAGTTCTCCTTGTAACCCCTTCTCTTGAATAAACTCATTCATCGTTGTTTGAATGTCTTGAAGCTTTTCGGTTTCTGTTTGCTCTATTTCCCCTTCTGACTCTTTGTCCTTTTCTTTTTCCGTTGAATTACGGTCCATCGGGATTTCATCGGAAGATTCCTTTTCTCCTTCAGGAATTGGACTCGGATAGTCTAAAGGCCCTGTTCCACCAGTAAAAACATCATTGAAAGCTTTTGACAGCTGATTAAATTTACTCGCATCAACAGAACTCATTGAAAAAAGTACAATGAAAACAGCTAATAATAATGTTAATAAATCTGCATAGGGCAGTAACCATGATTCATCCATGTGGTGCCCTTCACTTTTTTTCTTCTTTTTCTTAGGCATCTTCCATCACGCCTTCTGTAAGGAGGTTCTTTCTTTCTTCTACTGGTAAGAAAGAAGCGAGTTTTTGCTCTATTATTCTAGGGTTCTCTCCTTCTAAAATGGAAAGGATTCCTTCAATCATCAAACGTTTCTGCTTGGCCTCTTCCATAGACTTCTGTTTTAGCTTGTTTGCAAATGGATGCCAAAGCATATAGCCCGTAAAGATCCCCATTAGCGTAGCAACAAAGGCTGCACTGATGGCTTCCCCGAGAGCAGCTGTGTTGTCCATATGGGTTAGTGCTGCAATCAGACCCACTACAGCGCCTAACACTCCTAAAGTTGGTGCATATGTACCTGCTTGTGAAAAAATGGCTGCACCTGAAGCATGTCTTTCTTCCATAGCTTCAATTTCTTCTGTTAATACATCTCTTATATATTCTGCACTTTGGCCATCAACTGCTAGCGTTAATCCATTCCGTAAAA
This DNA window, taken from Bacillus carboniphilus, encodes the following:
- the motA gene encoding flagellar motor stator protein MotA yields the protein MDKTSIIGIILAVVAIGVGMTLKNVEVGVLLNPAALLIIILGTIAAVVIAFPTKEIKRIPKLFGVIFKEQKLVPDQELIQTFSDMAQVARKEGLLALEAASSDIDDPFLRNGLTLAVDGQSAEYIRDVLTEEIEAMEERHASGAAIFSQAGTYAPTLGVLGAVVGLIAALTHMDNTAALGEAISAAFVATLMGIFTGYMLWHPFANKLKQKSMEEAKQKRLMIEGILSILEGENPRIIEQKLASFLPVEERKNLLTEGVMEDA
- the motB gene encoding flagellar motor protein MotB; the protein is MPKKKKKKSEGHHMDESWLLPYADLLTLLLAVFIVLFSMSSVDASKFNQLSKAFNDVFTGGTGPLDYPSPIPEGEKESSDEIPMDRNSTEKEKDKESEGEIEQTETEKLQDIQTTMNEFIQEKGLQGELETSLTDEGLMITIGDSILFSSGSAEVSPENLRIARELSDLLVLEETRNIVISGHTDNVPIRNINFESNWELSVMRAVNFMKLLLENEQLDPRMFSAKGYGEYNPVSDNSTNEGRAKNRRVEILILPNNTEES